Below is a window of bacterium DNA.
TAATTTGTTATTAATAGTCTTAAATTAATCGCATTCTTTTTTGTAATTAAATATTGTGCAAATTCCGGCCATGTATGGAAAATGTACCAGCATGTAACAAATTAGCCGCCTTTGTTGGCTCTTTTTATAAATATAAATATAACATGTAATTATGTCGCACAAACAGTTCAGATTGTCTCATTATAAAACATAAAAACAGCAGCAAAAAGGCGTCTTGTTACGTTGCTGTGATCCGCCGGCCGCGGTTTTGCATAATGTTGCCGGGATTAGCCCCATGGTTCGAAGATTAAGCTACAGCGTTTCGATAGATTCTGCATGTCCAGCGGCTAAGGCTGCCAATTGCTGCAGTCGCTGCGGTCTGGTGCGCGCCAGAGTGCGAAAGGAGGGATCCGGAAGATCTGGGCGGGGTATGAACGGCTGCAGCACATAGCGCCGGCAACCGTGAATTTCCTGCAGCAATGCGTTCATGACCTCATCGGTGTGATGTGCTTCGATGATGGTGGTGCGCAGTTCATAATCGATGCCGGACGATGCCAGCAAATGGGCTGAGCGGAGCACTTGTTCCGGCTTGTTCCATTCGGTGAGTTCTGGATAGCGCGCTTGACTGGTTTTGATGTCCAGGGCAACATAGTCCAGCTGCGGCAACAACGGCTGCAGCCGCTCGGGAAAGGATCCATTGCTGTCCAGCTTGATGAGATAGCCATGCTGTTTGATCCGGTCGATCAGCAGGGGTAGAGAGGAGTGCAACAAGGGTTCGCCGCCGGTGAGGGTGACGCTGTCCACCCACTGCTCGCGCAGAGAGGCCAGGATTCTGTCCAGGCGTTGCCAGTCGATCCCGGTTTGCACGGCGTTCATCAGCGCAGCGTTATGGCAGAATCGGCAGGCAAAATTGCAGCCGGTGGTGAAGAACAGAGCCGATAAATGGCCGGCGTGGTCGCTGAGTGTAGGTTGCCTTTGCCAGGCGAAAACGGGAGAGGT
It encodes the following:
- a CDS encoding anaerobic ribonucleoside-triphosphate reductase activating protein, whose product is MSSQTSPVFAWQRQPTLSDHAGHLSALFFTTGCNFACRFCHNAALMNAVQTGIDWQRLDRILASLREQWVDSVTLTGGEPLLHSSLPLLIDRIKQHGYLIKLDSNGSFPERLQPLLPQLDYVALDIKTSQARYPELTEWNKPEQVLRSAHLLASSGIDYELRTTIIEAHHTDEVMNALLQEIHGCRRYVLQPFIPRPDLPDPSFRTLARTRPQRLQQLAALAAGHAESIETL